The sequence below is a genomic window from Monodelphis domestica isolate mMonDom1 chromosome 2, mMonDom1.pri, whole genome shotgun sequence.
ctgtctctctctctctctctctttcaagcTGTCTGAATTTCTCTTTTGGAGGATCAAATTATTTAAGCACATACTCTGAATCcatgaaaagtgttttttctttttttcttttagtgctTCATTTAGTCAGTAAAATCAAAGTGTAAGGTATTGCCAAACATTGTTCTGTATGTGATTTAGCCAACTCTGAGTACATAATGCTTAATAACAATAATGCGAGATGTATTGACTAAACTGCTTTTCATAttaataaaagaatttatttctgATACACCTTACTCAAGTCCCCATTTTGGAAACTGCAATTATTTTTACTCAAAATATGCTTCCTTCATTGTTGAATTCAgatttcttaaatgtttttattttaggtttctaatttttttcatagttatgtttttatttaataaaatctaggtatatgtttctatatttcattttaccGTCTAATAGATGAGGTGAGATTTCTAAGCTAAAACAAATTATTGGGAAATATCTCTATAAAAGATATTGCTTCTAAAATACTTGGTTCACTAGCATGGATTGATTTCTCTAATTTTAGTTTTTATAGATCCTTGATACTATATTAGCTTGCCTCACTAATGGGCTTTACTTGATCTTACACAGCACATGTTTGGGTGGGATGGGGAGAATTGTTAGTATGTCACTTGTAAAGGCATAATTATATACCAGATACCAAATCTAGCCTCTAACCTTAGACTGGGCATTTAAAAATGGAATAGCATTGTTGATTTTGTTCACCATGGAATACAATTTTGAAtagcatttatttttgtattccacTTGACCCAAGGGGTCATGCTTGAAAAAATTCATacataaacaaatcaaaacataaCCAAATGTTTCTATCATCTAGTTATATTAAACTATAAAGCAAACTAACTGTCAGCTTTCATACTAGTGTTTGTTGTAACTAGTGCTCCTTTAAATCAAGAAATTGGTTATTATCATTTTTCATAATCTCTGGCCTTCAGAAAATTTGTTTAAAACTGTAGCCACTAGTAATCAGCAGTTAAAGTTCTTTTTCAAGTGCTCTGCCACTCCAGAAAGTTATTTATTACTGAACAAGTTATTACTTTATTTAAACagtgatttctttttctccttgttATACTTAGAGAGTAGTAATCTTCCATTCTGGTAAGACTATTGTGATTGTTGTCtgagatttaatttctttttgttctttatttttaggtGGAAAATTGTGGTCCTACATTAGTAGATTTTTAAATCGAAGATCAGAAGAAAGCCTTGACATTCAGGAAGTTAAAAAGGCTACTCTTGCTGAAGTTCACCTGCAGCAGCCAACTCCTAGCCCTAAAGATAGCAGCAGCTTTGAGTCCAGAGAAAGTGATGGTGGCCACATGCTCAAAGTTTTGCAGCTGAAGACTAGTCTTACACCGAGTTCCCAAGAGGACAGTAGCAACCAGGAAGAAGATGGCCAAGATAGCTCTCCAAAATGGCCAGATTCTGGCTCAAGTTCAGAAGAAGAATGCACTACCAGCTATTTAACATTATGCAATGAATATGGGCAAGAAAAAATTGAACCTGGGACCTTGAATGAGGAGCCCTTGATGAAGATGAAGGGAAATGGTGTTAGAACCAAAGATACAGGAATCTTACCAGCTCCTGTTGCTTCTGGCAGTGACAGCCTCAGCTCTCAGCTGACTTCTCAGGAACTAAAATTTTTCACCGAAGATGCCAACACTGAAGTAGTTAGTCTACCAAGAATATCAGATTCTCTTAGTAGATCAAAGAACAGCCCTATGGCATTCTTTAGGATAGATAGTAAGGATAGCACTAATGAATTCCTTGGACTTGATTTTGGTGAAAAGTTATATAGCTTGAAGTCAGAACCCTTGAAACCATTTTTTGCTCTTCAAGATCAGGACAGCAGTTCTGGGAGTCTTGATGCTAGTGAAACTAGATTGGGGTTAAAAGCTCAGGACACCATCAGCAGGGGTTCAAATGATTCCGTCCCTGTTATTTCTTTTAAAGATGCTGCTTTTGATGATGTAAGTAGTACTGATGAAGGAAGGCCTGATCTTCTTGTCAATCTGCCTGGTGTGTTGGAGCCAACAAAAGAAGCTGCAGCTGAAGGGCCTGCTCAGTTGACACAGACTAATATAGGCATCTTAGAAAGTAAACTTTTAGAAGCTCCTGATGTTTTATGCCTCAATCTTAGCACAGAACCATGCCAAGGGCTTGAAGAAAAAGACACAGAGGCATCGAATGATCCCTGTAGTCACCAATTCCACAGTATAGAAGAGAAACACTATGCACAGGAGGGCACTAGGACACTACTTATGGCTGCTGTTGATCAAACTAGTTCAGGAGACAAGTCTTTGTTACTAAGTTCAGATGCTGAGTTTAAAGGATTTGGAATGGTTGCTCCCACACTAACTGCAAATAGCACAGAAGAAAGCTTATTCCTTATTTCTAATCCAGTCTCAGGTGCTAATGAATACAATGTAAACCCAGacactttaaaaaaagatgaagtattgctctttgcagatcgAGTTGAAGACCCTGGTAAAGAAGAGCCAACTCCTTTATTCCAGCTAGACCCAAAAGACACTAAGGCTAAGGGCGACAGTGGATTAGCactagaaggagagaaggaaatacatCAGATTTTTGAGGACCTCGATAAAAAATTAGCACTAACCTCCAGGTTTTATATCCCAGAAGGCTGCATTCAAAGATGGGCAGCTGAAATGGTGGTAGCCCTTGATGCTTTACATAGAGAGGGAATTGTGTGCCGCGATTTGAACCCAAACAACATCTTATTGAATGATAGAGGTCAGGAACTTTTGcaaatgcatttctttttattcGCTGTTGCTTCCAATTAACTGAGTAGGCGTTTTATCTTGTAATTAGTATCTTCATTTCCTGTCTAGAGCTTCATTATCAGTGCAGCAAATTCACCCCCAGTAATAGCTTCTAGTACTTAATGATGCCATTATTCTTAATGATACTGTTTTTAGCTACAAAAGGAGTAATTACAGTTCACTTCTgcagaaaatggaagggaaaaatgTTTTGATTTCTCCTGTCGTTTTGTTTTTAGGACACATTCAGCTAACGTATTTTAGCAGGTGGAGTGAGGTTGAAGATTCCTGTGACAGCGATGCCATAGAGAGAATGTACTGTGCCCCAGGTTAGAGCAATCACCTAAAATGTTTCACTTGAAAAGTATatctggggaagggagaagagcgAGAGGACAGAGGTGGGACCTCCAGGCTGGAGCAAAGGGTATTGGCTCAGCATGGAGGGCAGAATTGCTATTAATCCAGTAGCTGGTTGAAGTCTTTCCTGGAGCTATTCATTCCTGTGTTTCTGTTCTTGGTACTATTGCCAGCTGCCCTTGAAGAATGAATGAGTCTTTGGTTATACCATACCTTGTCCTCTGTTTCTGGTAAATGTTCTCAGTGGtcccttttcttatctctatctAGTTGGACCAGGATggatttgattttaatttaaatcagCCCCTaaacttaatttaattatttttacataaaaagCAAAtgctcattgtctatattccctcaGTATATATTTTTCACAGCTTAGAAATATAGAAttacattcttcattttatagaacgAAGGAGTTAAACTAGATACTATTTAAAGACCCTTCTGGTCGTTTCTGAAACTTCTCTCCTTTTGTCTCATAGAGCTTTTATATTTCCCAGTTCTCTTTTGCTTGGAATTAGTTTGTACAAAAACCAGtttgggaaaaaaagcaaaaactgtTGAACTAAAAAGTATATAagcttatttgtttttctatgaaATTTACTTTTTAATGTAGAAAATACAGCTGACATTTTAAAACTGAAGACCTTTTACAAAATGCCTCAACTTTTTGATCTTTATAAGGGCCATTGGGAAATGCCCCATGCCCCTTATAATATGTTGGTTTCAATAGTAAATGCTATTTAATGAGAGTAATGAGGGGAAATGGACAAGACTCTGGGCATTTAAAAAAAGCTGTTAATATGTGACATTAATGATGTGCCAACTTGATCTTTCAAAATGGTTGATTTAAAGTTAtaatgtttttgctttgtttgaaaTTTTAAGAGAACACAGatattgttgattttttaaatcggCCTGGTTAGTCAAATATTTGCTATGTTAAGTTTCTCCTGTCCTCTCTATACTAACCTTACTTTGAACAATTAGAGAGTTGTTTGTGGTGTGTTAAATCCTTTGCAAACATATGAAGAAGCTTAAGCACATAAGTTGGCCTTGAGGTCATGTTCCTTTCTATCTGACATTAGTGTAAATAGGCCAGTCAGAATCCAGGGGTCCTCTACCTTTTACCCAGCTTTTAACCTCTTTAGATTGCTAAAGCTGCTTTGCTTGTCATCAGCAGAAGCCTTGAAGGGAGACTCAAGTTGATAATATTGGAATGATTAGCACTATTATTGATTTTTCACTATATAATAATTACTAAATGGAGTAGTCTTGACTTTCACAGTGTTTCAATGGAGTTATTgaaaaatatgatataaatacAGCTAAAAAGTTGTCTTTAAGGACAAATTTGTTGTTAAGATTAAGTCCTATATTTGAGAGCAGCAGAATTTTTCAGTCTTATATGCAAATGATGTTATTTTATCATGATGATATTCAATgagtttgaatttcttttttttttttttaatttccttctagTTCTCTCATCATACCCCAAATTAGTACATTTGGGTAGCTGAACTTAGagagtataataaatataaatcctTCCTCCAGTAGTTCATGGTACCTTTTTTTGTGGTACcttcttttgaaatattattaGTGTGAGTCAGTTGATGGGAGAACAAAATTTCTTCATAATGTGgatattttttatcaaattactttttaaagcttgtctttttctctgtctctctttttctctcttttaccccttctcccccctctcttgttcccccttctttttcttattttggcaAAGCACAAATAACATTATGGGTAAAACTGTACATTAATATTACATAATAACTGTAATCATTTATGGAGAAGTAGCAGGGGAATTTCATTTTGAGGTGTTTCTTTTGAGTTAAAACTCAGGACTTAGCTGGATGAGAATTCCTGAAGCAGAGAGATCAGCGCTAAAAGAGCAATGTATTAGGTGAAGTTTTGTtgaatttcccttttttatggATACAGTGGTATTCTTAATTTTGGTTAATGTTTTTCTTACttccttattttatacatttggtGTTAGATCAGAAGATTCATTTCCTGCTAATTTTCATATTTATGATGTCTCGACTATGGAACCTACTTATTTCAAGCAAAATCATACTGGGTTCCATAATATAACTTCAGATCTGTGTAATAGTGTATTGCATTTGATCCTGGGCATTTTCTACAATGTCCATGTTAAGGCAACTTTCCCAAGAAATGATGTTTCTCATAATTCACCAGCAGGTGGCATTCTACCATTAATGGATTTTTGCTATCAGCTTCTTTGGCTGCTGTCCTTTCCCCAGCATTAGATAAAAGCTGTAGACTGAAGAAAGGCTTTGTTGTAATTATTTGCATAACAAGAATTGTACTTTCAAGCTTTGTGAGTTTCAAAATTGTTCTAGTATCATTGTGTGCATTGACTAATGTGGAAAGTCTCTCTACTTCTTGGGTGGATTAGCATTTTAAGTTAGgagtgaaacaaataaaaaaaagtcaatgtGACTCAAAATTAGTGCTAACATTTTAATTTGCTGAAACCATATTGTTGAGGAATTCCAGTCAAAGAATTCCaactatattttttatattacaaggaaaaaagaaaacagctatTACTGTTTCTTTTATAAATTGGCAATAAATAGTACTGATGGCAGTCTCCCCATTATGTATTAACATTTAAATTATTAGTAAATCATAAATCAATATagtattttattgtctttttgtagaaaagattttaagatttCCCCCAAACCTTATACCCTCATTGTTATTTTCTGAGTATTTTTAAAGCATGTTAAGCAGCTGATGTTTGGTTAGAAAGTAAAGTTGTTACAAGATTATGATGAGAATGATTCACTTCTGTTTAAACAGCCCTTTGCCCCTACTACCCCTGTAGCCCctacctttctccctcctcccttctgggAATCCTTATCACATATTTGTcctaaaaacactatccacctGTCCTGTACTTTATAATATCAGCAATGTATCTTTTTATCTTCTGGTTAATGTGCCTTGgtattttgagaaaaatttccagTAACAGATTCGATTTACATGGACAGAAACTTGAGCAAATGCCAAACTAGCAGGGGGGCCATTATTCTGCTCtataaataagtttaaaaaagaaacaaacacacacagaaaCCTGTGAATCAACATGTTTTGGTCTAATTGGAGGGAAAAGCAAGATAGATAAATTTTGAAATGCAAATGATCACCTTCTGttatttaagtataatttttgCCAACTTTGTGATCTTAGATTTAGAAAAGTCATTGCCATTTGAACAATACAACAATCACTTTTACACTGTCAAGGAGGTTGGATATTCACAAGTTTCTAAAAACTAAACAAAGAACTTTTTTCAAAAGTATTGCCACTTTTTctatacttaaatttttttttttaccaaacaacaaaaagacaaaaaacccaCCAAGCTTTATCAGTCTACATCTGTGAAAAAGCCAGCACATAAATGGCTGCAGCTGCAGCCTTATCAAGAGGGTCTGGAGCATACGAATTCACTGATCAAACCCAGCCCTGTTTTCAAAGTGGAAACCACTCCTTTTAGGTTCTCTTTGTGTCCTTAGATTATCTATTACAGTTCTCTAGAAAAGGTTTCATTTCTGTGTCATCGTGTGTGGGAATATGGGTCGCTTTCACACTGGGGCAACACAAAACCCAGGCCTGGCAGGGAGAGTAAAGAAAAGACACTCCTTGTAGAAGTGTCCCTGCAGATATGGCAACACATGATTCCAATATTAAGCAAACTAGAACCCTTTCCTCGGATTCATCCAGGTGAATGACTAAATAGAAATGGAGATAAATTGGCTCTTTCTGAGATTGGCTCTTTCTATCATCATATGGACTCCTTGAAACCCTtatgattttatttctatttgtatttatctTACCATAGGTGGGAGTTTTTAGGTGCTAAGCGAACAGTAACCAGTTATCACAATAGAGAGGCATTCTTTGCTAAAGCTTTCTAAAGATTCTTCCGACTAAGAGCAAAACAAGAGGaagtacttatttttttcttaccaatgttttttccccccactttAAATAATCTGAATGTTGTACCATAAGAAAATAGCAGAAGAGTAGAAGGGCATATAATGTTAAGCCTTTTATAGTCAAAATCTATGCTAGCCATGTAAAATGCAGTCTGAGAAAGATGAGTAAGGTTGTATGTCCCACAGTTTTCATgctattttaaagcacttaaactcttctttttattcttaaacAAGTTGATATAGTCCCCTGTACTCCCATAAGTATGTGTCCTTCACCTTCATTTCCTACCCCTTTATGAACCTTTGCAAATGTACCCTGTATATTTCCTGCTTGAAATTTAAATGGATATTGCCATTGAAAGCTTTCTAGAATTAAGAATTTGCAGGTAAATGTCTGTTTAAATTGAAGAAGTCCAAAATGCTTCATACCACAACCTGATCTCCACGCTCCCAGATGTCAGATGACAGCTTCGCTCCCTTTCTTAGGCGATTTCACACTAGGAAGCAGCTCACAGCTGACTGTGGAAAGCACAACATGAAAAATGCTGAAAACTGTCCGCAAAATTGGGTTTTAGAGCATGACATTTATTTTGCTGACAGCTTTTCCTCTGCCGTTCCTGTTTtaccaaataatttttgagtatATTTCTTTTAGATAATTTCccttggttccttccttcctactcccCCCAATATCTATAATATtatgtgcattttattttaagaataagTGATAGCTATTCATTTGATATTTAAGAACCAAAACAGAGAACATGAATCTCTTAAAGTTTTATTGAACTAGTATGTAGTTGCATTATTTAAAGTTCTGGAAGTTATAAAAATTGGATTTTAGTCCCATCTTTATCACAGTCTCATTGAATAACCATCAGGTAAGTTATTCAGATGTTGGGAACATAGCTTTTCTGTATATAAACTAGGTGCTATGTAGATAAATGATGTAGTAAGTAGTCAGATAATTTAGCACCTTTCTGCTCAAAGTACAATCAGAATCCAAGTCCACCTTCTTATTCTCTTCAGATTGTCCCTTAAGAGTACAAATCATGATTTCTGCTATCACTGGGGTTAAAAGAGATCAACTAAGTTGGCAGAAGGGATGTTTTCATGATATGGGCATTATATTTAGACACAGAGCATTAGTTTGTGGTAATGAAGGATTTAAATATCAACAAAATGATTAAGTACAATTAAATTTCAGCTCTAAACTTCTCTAATGCTATATAGTTCCAAAGATTTTTATTCATATGGAAAAAGCTAAGAATCTTCCATTATGTCGAGTGAAAATTAAATGCAAAGAAAATTTTtgagctagtaagagtctgaaaatttaatgataataatttagtaattaataataagtTAGTAAAGCAACTAACTTAATATGGGGAAATAGGGTGAAAACAAAAGAGATATTTTGGAATGATACCAATGTGGCTGGCATGTATTGGTATCAGTATTCAGTGGACTCACTGAAGTTTCAGgaacaaaaaaagagggaaaaagttaAGAGGGAAGTACAGAAAACATTAAAATCTTTGTGGTTAATATTGAAATATTATCTTGTACACATGAACCCTCTTGTTTAGCCTAGCCTTAAGCAAAACTCAAGAGCTCTATTATACCAACTTTGATGCTTTAGTgttcttaataacaactcttaagagcaagggctagacaaatggggttaagtgacttgcccagggtcattcagttaggaagtatctgaggccagatttgaacacaggtcctctttAATGTTCTTTTAAAGGGATTAGCACCTTAGTTTGTACTGTTTCTTACTTTTTGTCTCCCCTTCTCATTGCTGTCCCATGTCTTAACTCAGGAGTTTTTCTGATTGCTACTTAAACATATTTAGTTATTCCTCTGCAGGAAAATAAATGGTTTTCAACTAAGGCACTGATCATGAAAGAATCTATGAGGTTTATGTTTTTGACACCTTGAAAATTCTACAACAAAGTGAAGATAAAGGAACTTCTTGTCTCAACCTGTCAAAGAGATTTGGAACTAGATGTGGCTCAGTATTAGGCCACATGTAGTAGGAAAAGAGGGTGTCCTATTTCAGTTCCAAAACATATTTTGTCTGGTCACTTCCTGAGGAAAGTTTATCAGATGTATCAGATCTAGGAGTTTGATTTCCCTCTATCTGGGCAGTGAGGCCACAGGACTCATGGGTTTGAACTTCAGGATGTGTCCTGTAGTCATCTTTCTTCAGAAAAGAAATCCCCTAGTTTGGCATTAACCTTGTACTAGACTGATCATCTCTCCCGCTAGTTATTCTGTTATAAAACAAACATTcctcccagttctttctctttcccattttgttttaCACTTTCCAGTATGGTCCAGAGTGATTGGTGTCAAATGGTAGgaagaaatgggaattttttcCATAGTATCTGTTTATATGTCACACCAGCATAATCCAAGAATAGTACCTCTTTGattgaagaaaggagaaaatttactCTGAGATATCTTTCATGCATGAATtactttaaatatttccttttgttgGTTTCTTCAGGGTTAAATGTGTGTGTAGACTCAGAATGCTTTCCTTTAAGGGAACCTGAAGTAAAGcacttttgttcattttcataatattatCACCTGACACTTTTAGGCGAAGTTTGCTTCAGCATTAGATTGTTAGGGGAAGAAAGATTTAATCCTTTCTATTTACTGTAAACCTTTTTCTTTAAGAGCTAAGAAGAATTCCTTCATTCAAAAGAGAAACAGGGGAATAGATACTTGAAGCTTTAAATAATTGCCTCAGTGTGAAGCTTCCTACTTTTCAGACTTAAGCTGATCTTAGAAGATAGTCAGTGAACTTGCTTCACAGCtttattgctttaaaaaacaCCATCACCACCAAATAGTGAAGTATTTCCTGCTTCTGATATTTTACAAGAAAAATGCAAAGTGCTGAGTCTTAAACACTTGCTTACAATCATTGGCGAGATGTAGTACTTGATATATGTACCTTGCAAGATCTTGTCCATTATAAACTTTGTGGAATAATTGGTGTTGACTCCTTTTATCTACTTCTTTACACATGCTTTTAAATAGTAACATAAGACAAAatgctaaagttaaaaaaaaaatagatggtgTCTGCAAAGCAAATAGAATTCCTAAAGCTGCTATAATAACCATGTATATGtagcactagctgtgtgacttgacTGAGAAAgagtggggaaagaaagagagaaggcactgagaagagagagagagagggggagagaagaaggaaaagggttgTGCTTcttgtttttacattttcttttagccTTTTTCTCATCAGTCATCTTTAATGGTTTTGGTTGGGTAATACTCTGACACCTGATGACTCTTCAGAATGGGGCTGTTGTGATATGATCAATGGAAAATGATGCATGATATTAGTCTTTTTCCCACTAGAAATTCAGGCTAAAGAAGAGAGAGTACAGAACTCAGAATTATCATTATAACCAGTCAACCAGAAGTCATATAGtagttatcttattttttatttcatctcagAAGATACCTATGTCTTAATGGTGCCTACAGAATTCTGTGAATAAGGAAATCTTGTTTCTGAGATACCAGATCAaactaaataaaagaattttgacTCAAAGTAGTTAATTTCCAGGGAGCTCAAAACCAGCTTGTCAGGCTCATTGTGACAATTAGAATCTTAAAATTGGCCAgtgaaaagaaatcaaaagcaggtattttgtcaaatataactAGCCTGCATGAGGTTAGCATATACTATGGACTTGAATTCCCAGATTTGGGGAGCTAAACTCCAGTAATTCTCTTGTATATAGAGAGAGCTCAAAAATTTCAGGCTTAAGTTCTCTAATTGTAAGATGAGAGTGTCAGGTGAGATAACATGGTGGGATAGCCATTGTTCTGGAATCCAAGGTGAGCAAAGGAAGTGAATCAGGCGAGAGCATAGAGCTCCTTCTGCATTCCTTTTAGACAAGAGAGGTGGCAGGTACTGATGACCAAGGTTTTTtgcctttcaaaaaaaaaaaaggttagttGATTCCTTTTGTTTTGATATCATAATCATTTATGGAAaaatccctcttcctctccctcccctagAAATCTTTCTTTGTaataaaaaacaattgaacaGAAACACCCATTATAGTAACCACTTCTGAAAACATTCTATCTTACTAGTTCCCTACCTTTCTGCTATGAGCAGGGGTGTATGTTTAATTATCTGTTCTCTGGGATCATTTTGGTTTTCCAGTTAACTTGGAGTTTGACTTAGTATGTGTATATTTTCCTTTTGGCTTTGCTTGAATTATTCTATATCCATTCATATACATCTTCACACGGttttttgaatttctttcatATGTTAATTTATTTTACCTCTTATAAAAGGAAGTATGATGTTTTCAATAGAGAGGTTTACTTTAAGTTAGAGTTTGAGTTTGGATCTTTTcccagacactgactagctgtgtgaccttaggcaagttacctAACACTCCTCAGTTTAGGTTTcatcagctgtaaaataaggttgatgataatagtatctacttcatGGAGTTATagtgaggagcaaatgaaataatatacataaagcactttacaaaaccTTGAAGTACTACATAAACACAAGCACAACAGTTTTtggagccatttcccaatcagttGGCACATACCTTTTTCTaggtctttgctaccacaaagagtgctacTATGAAAATATGATGTATATTgggctttcatttttatcttttacccTCTTGAGATATATACCTCAGGGTCGGCATAAACTTTTCTTTCACAATTCTAAATTGATATCTGGAATGTTTTAAGCAATTCTTAGCTCTACCAATAGGTTGTATTTGTGTGATTGCCTTTCCACATCCCTACAAAAACACTGACCAATCCctattttttgttatctttgctaATTTTCAGGGTTTGAGGTAACATTTAAGatatgttttaatttgctttactATTAGTGATTTGTAGCCTATTTTTCAtttagacataaaaaaaaaaaaccttaccttctgtcttagaatcaatactgtgtattatcagaagagtggtaagggctatgcaatgggatttaaatgacttgtccaggatcacacagctaggacgtgtctgaggccagatttgaatgtaggacctcagctctagatctggctctcaatccactgaaccacttggcTGCCCCCTCATTTAGACATTTCTAGTttgtaattcttcttttgaaaattgtcaATATCTTTTGAACACTACAAGTAGTGGGAACATTTTGATGCTTATgccttctttctctgtgtttgtgCTGCTAGCCTGAGCTAATAACTATAATGAAGATATGGTGCGAACTTTTAAGCACCTCATATGTCCCTACCATGTTGCACAGCATTTAAGTAGTCAATGAAGTGTTTGAATCAAGCACATATAAAGAAAGCATTCAAGAACATTGTATACTATTGAACAGATGTCATCATTTTGTATAATAatcaagagggagaaaaaaacaagtCTCTCCACTTCAGGAATGATAAGAGCCCCAAACTAGCTTATGTGTAATTATTGCAGAAGAATATGAATAGGGAAGATAAGATAAAGAAGCTTTATTCTCTAGTTAGAATAATAGTGAGAGAATTAAGAATTTTCCTGGAGGTTGCTATGAGGCCTGAAATGAGTCCTTTCTGCCATTCCCCTCATTTGTAGCATAGGACATTCACAAAaccatatttaattttaatatcttataaactttttttttaaacccttaccttccatcttggaatcaatactgtgtattggttccaaggcagaagagtggtaagggctaggcaatggacgttaagtgacttacctagggtcacacagctgggaagtgtctgaggccagatttgaacctaggacttcccatctctagacttggctctcaatccactgaactacccagctgcccccagatcttATAAACTTTTAACCTTTCACCTTTAGTAATTTGATTGTAGCAGCTGTAGAAAATTCTATAAATGACAGTCAAAGACATTGATTTGTTTTCTCCTCACAGGTCATTTCTATTTGCTATAGGatgcaatatttaaaaaaaaaagtcagagccTTTCTCAGGCTATGatgagcactttttttttttccatcacagGAAGAACACGATGAATGCTGTGCTACAATGTCTTTTCCCAAAGTTTAATGAATTTTATGGAAAGAATGGAGTCAGAAGGTATGGGTTCAAGTCCCTAGgctatactatatataatatatgctatctctgtgacctgggcaagtcactttaatctctTTCTCTGAGCCTGAGCTCCTGAAAACTTTAAAC
It includes:
- the RPS6KC1 gene encoding ribosomal protein S6 kinase delta-1 isoform X6, yielding MASNQNSPSRTFGLNLSPEPSALGAVASDKEKSKTEEEKESRVLFVGSLKSRLGKKDYLEKAGELIKQALKKEEEEDYEAASSFYKRGVDLLLEGVQGESSPTRREAVKKRTAEYLMRAEQLSSFYLKPHLGDGASSQPPGSLSSRPSWNLRSPAEELKAFRVLGVIDKVLLVMDTRTQQTFILKGLRKSSEYSRNRKTIIPRCVPNMVCLHKYIISEESVFLVLQHAEGGKLWSYISRFLNRRSEESLDIQEVKKATLAEVHLQQPTPSPKDSSSFESRESDGGHMLKVLQLKTSLTPSSQEDSSNQEEDGQDSSPKWPDSGSSSEEECTTSYLTLCNEYGQEKIEPGTLNEEPLMKMKGNGVRTKDTGILPAPVASGSDSLSSQLTSQELKFFTEDANTEVVSLPRISDSLSRSKNSPMAFFRIDSKDSTNEFLGLDFGEKLYSLKSEPLKPFFALQDQDSSSGSLDASETRLGLKAQDTISRGSNDSVPVISFKDAAFDDVSSTDEGRPDLLVNLPGVLEPTKEAAAEGPAQLTQTNIGILESKLLEAPDVLCLNLSTEPCQGLEEKDTEASNDPCSHQFHSIEEKHYAQEGTRTLLMAAVDQTSSGDKSLLLSSDAEFKGFGMVAPTLTANSTEESLFLISNPVSGANEYNVNPDTLKKDEVLLFADRVEDPGKEEPTPLFQLDPKDTKAKGDSGLALEGEKEIHQIFEDLDKKLALTSRFYIPEGCIQRWAAEMVVALDALHREGIVCRDLNPNNILLNDRGHIQLTYFSRWSEVEDSCDSDAIERMYCAPEVGAITEETEACDWWSLGAVLFELLTGKTLAECHPAGINTHTALNLPECVSEEARSLIQQLLQFNPVERLGAGVAGVEDIKSHPFFTPVDWAELMR